The window AATCTTgtatttcagttcaaacttACTATGAAGTATTACACCAGTTGTAGTGTTATCAATAGAATCTAATGCCAGTAAGGGTCAGGATAGGTAATGTAGGTAATGCCGTCTAATGCAAGCTACGGGAGATGATCTGACTGACTGAAAAAACCTTGCACATATCTGAGACAGAGATaaacttgtttgttttcaccTAAATCCAAAATTGGGCCACGCCCAGCCATGCTTCCTGCATTAGGAGTGATTTCAGGACAAGAAGAGTGTGGCTCGTTTCCTAAGTAATGTCCTGGCCACCTCAGCTCTCCACCTTATCTGCCTGCTCTTCCAGGCTGGAACAGTGCCACTCCAGTGTGGCTTAGACCATCTCTTAGCCTGTTAGGACTCAGTGATGTAACCGGGGGACAGATTATGCAtatcataatcataatcattaTGTGGGACCCCTGAGATATCGCATTTGTAGTGTCATCTCAGGGCTTTTGGAGAGCTGATTACCTGGATATGGTTACAGATATACAGATCAAAACGCCTGCCTGTTGCTGCCATATAAGCCACACcttgtttcctgtctttagATAGCATCTGCTCTCTGGTGGTACTACATCTCCAAAGGAGTGGAGTTCCTGGACACAGTCTTCTTCATCCTGAGGAAGAAGTTCAACCAGGTCAGCTTTCTTCACGTCTACCACCACTGCACCATGTTCATCCTCTGGTGGATCGGCATCAAATGGGTCCCCGGAGGACAATGTGAGTGAGATGTTCATCATTTATTAATCAACTATTGCTATCAGCATCACATCTAACagtattttttctttctttagcaTTCTTTGGTGCGACTATCAACTCCTCCATCCACGTCCTCATGTATGGTTACTATGGCCTTGCAGCTCTGGGACCTCAGATGCAGAGATATCTCTGGTGGAAGAAATACCTCACCATTATTCAGATGGTGTGTTTTGTTAAAGGGttcattttaaacctttaaacaCTTGCAATGAAGAAAATGAAGCAGATCAGTGTGAATTTCATTGCATTGTTTGCTAACACGTGTTTATATACATTTCCAGATCCAGTTCCATGTAACCATCGGCCACGCTGGACACTCCCTCTACACCGGCTGTCCATTCCCCACCTGGATGCAGTGGGCTCTGATCGGCTATGCCGTCACTTTCATCATCCTCTTCGCCAATTTCTACTACCACGCTTACCGACGCAAACCTTCCTCAAAGCAGAAGGGTGGCAAGCCCATCACCAACGGCAACACAGTGGTAACTAACGGCCACAACAATGCAGAGGAGTCGGAGGATGGTAAGAAGaggcaaaagaaagaaagagcaaaAAGGGAGTAAGGAAAGAGAAGGGCGCTTGCATGGCCATTTCCACAAAGCGACTGttggaggagtgaggagagggaagaaatcAAAGTTCACATCAAACCAACTCCATCATCCCTGCAAAACATATAGGCAGATGAGATTTGTGACCAACTTGGAAAGTTGAAAGAGTagcagtgtgtttgtggacGTGTCTGTAAGGGTTTCCGGATTTGAGAGGAAGAGATGGGTGTTGGTTGGCTCCATAACTGTTTTTATTaaccaataaaaagaaaagctgatgGTGTAGGCTCCATGCTGTTCTGTTTAACCGGGGTATGGACCTCAATCGGACCAAAATGTGTAAAAGGACCTACAAACTGCTCAGCATCTGCTAAACCTATCGACCAAAGTTCACCTCCAACTTTTGTACTCCGGATTCCAGtaccacacacatatatgtcAGAGCATGAATAGTCTTTAATATGCTATTATATTTTCTAGCATTTATTTGAATGAATTGAAATTCTACCAAGAAAGGATCGCTTTATTCCAAGAGCTTTTCTTTTTGGTGCAGGAGGGCGGTTATTAAGGATTACTTAGAATTTTGCGAGCTCGGCAAACAAAAACAAGTATCACAGTTGAAGATATTGTTCTTCAGATGGCCAGCTACTGAATTGAAATACTGCATATTCACCTGCACACAAAGAAGTCCTGGACTGTCCCAAAATGCAGCGTTTACAGAATGACGTCGTCGTTGCGTTGAAGATAAATGGAATACACTATGGTACCGGACTGTAGATTCTTATAGCACTTATGCGAATTTGTGAATATGTTATGTTTTTTGTGGGTTCTCatgatttattgtttttgctctgCAATGTAGCTGAAGTGTTGTCTCACTGCCACGTAGCACTCAAACCCCACCTAAAAAGAGCTTTTCTTATTAAAGGAAATAATTGTCATTGTctcattaaaataatgaaagcGACAACTTTTGGCTGCACCTacaaccaaaataaaaatattgtcAGCACCCTGTAGTTTTATCACTGtcttttgtgtgtctttgtgagcTCAAGCAATGCATTTAACCCAAGGATCAAGATGCTATCCATTAGAAACCTAATCTGAAGCTACCTTCTTTCCATCCCCCACAGTCCAGTTTCATCCATTCCTCTACTTATGTCAAAGTTCCATCCCAGGACCAGCCTGATGGGAAGTCCTGTTGtagtgagggagagaggcagaggagggatgTATCTTTGGCTTGTCCAGACAGATCTGTCCTAATCTTCAGGGTTAAATTGGCTTTAGCTCCAAAAGAGCTTATTTCCACGTCATTCGATGAGTGCCTCAAGAAAGCAGGTCACTGGAAGGGAAGCCTTCATTAATCTGCGACCAGGCTGCTACTCCAAGATGAGGGGTTCATTTGCTCACACTGAGAGAATGTTGCACTTcaatgtgatttttcttttaaagaaatcTAAGGACGGAGAGTATATTTGTAGTTTAAAAATGGCATTATCAAGGCATTAATACCACTCTCTTCAGAAAAATACACACACCCTCTATCCCCAGTGCATATGGCAATATTCAAATGTGTTGGCAAAGATTTGCTACTACTAAGTTATTTATTATACTTCTAATATCAGCTCTTTTATTATATGAATGTGTGCTCCCGTCTCTAAACATCTTGGTGCAGCAGCACACCTGCGCACCCATAGTGTCGGTGttgaggtggagggaggggttgGATAGTAAAGATGTGAATGATAGactggatgatgaagatgtgtgTCCTGCATGGTGTTAGAGGGATCTTAGCAAGGGGAATAAGAGGATTGCAGGACCAAGGCTTTTCAAAGGCATTTAGCACACAGGTCACTATAACCTGGAGGAATTTGCACTCGGCCCAGATGGGGGTTCTGAGTACAAAGGTATGccctgcagaaaaaaagacaaaactgtATCAATTGATGCAGCACCAAGgaattatatttaaaatgtattcgCTCCACACAAATGGAATCACTGAGGCATCCAGTTGTCTAAAAGGGTCATTCTATTATGGGGAAGAGGTCCATTTGTTAAACCTCTGCAAACCCTAACCTGTCACTCATTCATCTCATTAGCAATTATATGACTAAGGAGCTCACTCTAGTTGCAGATTGGAAACCGTCAGCGTTTTACCAGGTCTCTGTGTGGAACAGATTGCTTTGAGGGGCTTTTGCTGACTCAGTAGTGGGTGCAGAGCGCCGCCCTCTGGGCCTGCATTTACCCACATTGTATGTGCAGGCAGGCGGCTGTAGATATGTACTTTACATCACACTTAGCGAATAACCCAATCGTGATATATATCATGTATAATGCAAAATAATGTTTACACGTGACCAGTAGGCAAAAGAAGGACCTGGAAAATTCTTTTGACAGTTTGCTTCTTATGTGTCCTGAGGGTAGTAAACTATATGAAACTCAAGAATACTTGGTTTTCCAAGTGAGAAATTAAGATAAATACTTGTGCAGAACAGGTGCCAAgtctttgtttacttcctggTTTGACGTACATCCTTACGTCATATGGTCAGCGCCGGCGAACTGCTCGTGGTGCCCTGTTGCATTGTATAGGACAACTGTCCTATCCCTTCAAGTGGGAAAAGCACCTAATGCCAAAGctttttaaactgaaataaCGGTTGCCAAAATCTACAATAtagtaaataaaacaaataatacaCATGGCTATGATTTACTTGACGAAAATCTGTTTGCCGCCAGGGGCGCTCTAGTTCCATCCCCAACA of the Takifugu flavidus isolate HTHZ2018 chromosome 19, ASM371156v2, whole genome shotgun sequence genome contains:
- the LOC130516066 gene encoding elongation of very long chain fatty acids protein 4-like isoform X1, which translates into the protein MGPFCAGSVAHTHVHSVVQDIIKTKGRAMEVVTHFVNDTVEFYKWSLTIADKRVENWPMMSCPIPTLAISCLYLFFLWAGPRYMQDRQPYTLRKTLIVYNFSMVVLNFYIAKELLLGSQAAGYSYLCQPVNYSNDVNEVRIASALWWYYISKGVEFLDTVFFILRKKFNQVSFLHVYHHCTMFILWWIGIKWVPGGQSFFGATINSSIHVLMYGYYGLAALGPQMQRYLWWKKYLTIIQMIQFHVTIGHAGHSLYTGCPFPTWMQWALIGYAVTFIILFANFYYHAYRRKPSSKQKGGKPITNGNTVVTNGHNNAEESEDGKKRQKKERAKRE
- the LOC130516066 gene encoding elongation of very long chain fatty acids protein 4-like isoform X2 yields the protein MEVVTHFVNDTVEFYKWSLTIADKRVENWPMMSCPIPTLAISCLYLFFLWAGPRYMQDRQPYTLRKTLIVYNFSMVVLNFYIAKELLLGSQAAGYSYLCQPVNYSNDVNEVRIASALWWYYISKGVEFLDTVFFILRKKFNQVSFLHVYHHCTMFILWWIGIKWVPGGQSFFGATINSSIHVLMYGYYGLAALGPQMQRYLWWKKYLTIIQMIQFHVTIGHAGHSLYTGCPFPTWMQWALIGYAVTFIILFANFYYHAYRRKPSSKQKGGKPITNGNTVVTNGHNNAEESEDGKKRQKKERAKRE